One Dictyoglomus thermophilum H-6-12 DNA window includes the following coding sequences:
- a CDS encoding phospholipase C/P1 nuclease family protein — protein MKKRIIFLGILFLILISPIFSWSAHREMTEIILKDYVWLKNYNKIKVTPYTYNDPSPYNPAYAIPYRGEKIGDTIDAITIITRYVTEPDNGMDENLNLNSMQKLTGGSSGWRHQYYIALGGVLKLGEAPKRIIHFWNLAREAFQKRDYYWGFRFFAYSLHYLQDLTQPFHAYPMPLGNVIKNIFNLEKVIAQGENHHYTLEDYQEYQILNKNPAYIETLKKAKPYKIENPEEAGIKAAWTSRKDAGKLFEIQSKYFKEINETKNYKAPKDLFMGNNSTLKEEYDKIILRNLENFAGYSKGYIEFLKEFLEKLEGQEK, from the coding sequence ATGAAAAAGAGAATTATCTTTTTAGGAATTTTATTTCTTATCCTCATATCTCCTATTTTCTCTTGGTCAGCCCACAGAGAAATGACCGAAATAATATTAAAAGACTATGTGTGGTTGAAAAACTACAACAAGATAAAGGTAACTCCTTATACCTACAATGATCCCTCTCCTTATAACCCAGCTTATGCCATACCTTATAGAGGAGAAAAAATAGGAGACACAATAGATGCCATTACTATTATAACAAGGTATGTTACTGAACCAGACAATGGCATGGATGAAAACCTCAACTTAAACTCCATGCAGAAGCTTACAGGGGGAAGCTCAGGCTGGAGACATCAGTATTACATTGCCCTTGGAGGAGTTTTAAAATTAGGTGAAGCCCCAAAGAGAATAATACACTTCTGGAATTTAGCAAGGGAAGCTTTCCAAAAAAGGGATTATTACTGGGGATTTAGATTCTTTGCCTATAGCCTTCACTATCTACAAGATCTAACCCAACCTTTTCATGCTTATCCTATGCCTCTTGGAAATGTTATAAAAAATATTTTTAATCTTGAAAAAGTAATTGCTCAAGGAGAAAACCACCATTATACCCTTGAAGATTATCAAGAGTATCAAATTTTAAATAAAAATCCTGCATATATTGAAACGTTAAAAAAGGCAAAACCATATAAAATAGAAAACCCTGAAGAAGCAGGAATCAAAGCTGCATGGACATCAAGAAAGGATGCAGGTAAATTGTTTGAAATACAATCAAAATACTTCAAAGAAATAAACGAGACTAAAAATTACAAGGCTCCAAAAGATTTATTTATGGGAAATAATTCTACTCTTAAAGAAGAATATGATAAAATTATTCTTCGTAATTTAGAAAACTTTGCAGGATATTCCAAAGGATATATTGAATTTTTAAAGGAATTCTTAGAAAAACTTGAAGGACAGGAGAAGTGA
- a CDS encoding ABC transporter ATP-binding protein, whose protein sequence is MSIEIRLENITKTFKAKNETIYALKNINLNIPAGKTISILGPSGCGKTTLLKVIAGLEKPDEGKIFFNSEDVSELSPYERRIGMVFQNYALYPHYKARGNLAFPFWIKKVPEKEIDEKIRETAKILGVGFEYLLDKKPKELSGGEQQRVAIGRCIIRNPSVMLFDEPLSNLDAKLRVITRAQLKKLLVTFNVTSVYVTHDQTEAISIGDLIGIMNNGEIIQVGTYEEIVNNPKNSFVASFFGKPSMNLLEVKVINSQIMWRDKTIPLDKKIEDGEYLLGFHGKDVEINPNGEIKGEIYFIDGTPADISKVLHVQLEDNSSIKIEIKSGEIYRCGEKIAFSLPKKIYLFKKNSGERIL, encoded by the coding sequence ATGAGTATAGAGATTAGATTAGAAAATATTACAAAAACCTTTAAAGCAAAAAATGAAACCATATATGCTCTTAAAAATATCAACTTAAATATACCAGCAGGAAAAACTATCTCCATATTAGGCCCTTCTGGTTGTGGCAAAACAACTCTTCTAAAAGTAATTGCGGGCTTAGAAAAGCCTGACGAAGGAAAAATATTTTTTAACAGCGAAGATGTGAGTGAATTGTCTCCCTACGAAAGAAGAATTGGCATGGTTTTTCAAAACTATGCTCTATATCCTCACTATAAAGCGAGAGGAAACTTGGCCTTTCCATTCTGGATTAAAAAGGTCCCTGAAAAGGAAATTGATGAAAAAATAAGAGAGACAGCAAAAATTCTTGGAGTAGGTTTTGAATACTTATTAGATAAGAAACCTAAAGAGCTTTCTGGAGGCGAACAACAAAGAGTAGCCATAGGAAGATGTATAATAAGAAATCCATCGGTCATGCTTTTTGATGAACCCTTATCTAATCTTGATGCAAAACTCAGAGTTATTACAAGAGCTCAATTAAAAAAGCTACTTGTAACCTTTAACGTAACCTCCGTATATGTAACCCATGATCAAACTGAAGCAATAAGCATAGGAGATCTAATAGGGATTATGAATAACGGAGAGATAATACAAGTGGGAACTTATGAGGAAATAGTAAACAATCCTAAAAACTCTTTTGTGGCTTCCTTCTTTGGAAAACCTTCTATGAACCTGCTAGAAGTAAAAGTAATTAATTCTCAGATTATGTGGAGAGATAAGACTATTCCTTTAGATAAAAAAATAGAAGATGGAGAGTATCTTTTAGGATTCCATGGAAAGGACGTAGAGATAAATCCTAATGGTGAAATAAAAGGTGAAATATATTTCATAGATGGAACTCCAGCCGACATTTCGAAGGTTCTCCATGTACAGTTAGAAGATAATAGCTCTATCAAAATAGAAATTAAATCAGGAGAAATATATCGTTGTGGTGAAAAAATAGCCTTTTCATTGCCTAAAAAAATTTACCTTTTTAAAAAGAACTCAGGGGAAAGAATATTATGA